One window of the Gimesia sp. genome contains the following:
- a CDS encoding Gfo/Idh/MocA family oxidoreductase, with translation MSQQSRREFLEQSMFAAAGAAALSTSIPQLSAAESQSSSPNEKLRVALLGVNGRGQSHLGAFAGRKDTEIVAIVDPDESVGMTKGVGNVYKKTNKKPTYYKDLRKAFDDQDIDIVSIATPNHWHALGAIWAIQAGKDVYCEKPVSHNVSEGRRIVEAARKHNKIVQTGTQCRSQPGLIDAIEFVKAGGIGEVKLARGTCYKRRKSIGPKGNYDVPASVDYDLWLGPAPMAPLTRQRFHYDWHWQTPTGNGDLGNQGIHQMDVARWGLGVDNVGDSVQAYGGRLGYTDAGNVANTQVSIHQFGDKRLVFEVRGLETEPYRGAKVGVIFYGTDGYVVIPSYNSASAFNNDGKLIKKFSGSADHFANFVDAVRSRKISDLNADIEEGHVSSALCHLGNISYEMGNTMPVKEVAGEFKGDSEALETLGRFREHLGNNKLDTDDTIISMGPKLTIDSKSETFTGGQASAANPKLTREYRKPFVVPTTAEL, from the coding sequence ATGTCTCAACAATCTCGTCGCGAATTCCTTGAACAATCGATGTTTGCTGCCGCTGGCGCAGCAGCTCTGAGCACTTCGATTCCTCAGCTCTCTGCAGCCGAGTCGCAGTCCAGCAGCCCCAACGAAAAACTGCGTGTCGCCCTGCTGGGTGTCAATGGCCGTGGTCAGTCTCACCTGGGCGCTTTCGCCGGTCGTAAAGACACCGAAATCGTCGCCATCGTCGATCCCGATGAAAGCGTGGGGATGACCAAAGGTGTGGGCAACGTCTACAAAAAGACCAACAAAAAACCAACTTACTACAAAGACCTGCGGAAAGCCTTCGACGATCAGGATATCGATATCGTCAGCATCGCGACTCCCAACCACTGGCACGCTCTGGGAGCGATCTGGGCGATCCAGGCTGGTAAAGACGTTTACTGTGAAAAGCCGGTCAGCCACAACGTGAGCGAAGGTCGTCGGATTGTAGAAGCCGCCCGCAAGCACAACAAGATCGTTCAGACCGGTACTCAGTGCCGTTCACAACCTGGTCTGATCGATGCGATTGAATTCGTGAAAGCCGGCGGCATCGGCGAAGTCAAACTGGCTCGCGGTACCTGCTACAAGCGTCGTAAATCAATCGGTCCTAAAGGTAACTACGATGTACCGGCCAGCGTCGACTACGATCTGTGGCTCGGACCAGCACCGATGGCACCGCTGACACGTCAGCGTTTCCACTACGACTGGCACTGGCAGACACCAACCGGTAACGGCGACCTGGGTAACCAGGGGATTCACCAGATGGACGTAGCCCGCTGGGGACTCGGCGTTGACAACGTCGGTGACAGCGTTCAGGCTTACGGCGGACGTCTGGGTTACACCGATGCTGGTAACGTAGCCAATACCCAGGTCAGTATCCACCAGTTCGGCGACAAGCGTCTGGTCTTCGAAGTACGTGGTCTGGAAACCGAACCTTACCGTGGTGCCAAAGTAGGGGTGATCTTCTACGGTACCGACGGTTACGTTGTGATTCCAAGCTACAACAGTGCTTCTGCCTTCAACAACGACGGCAAGCTGATCAAGAAGTTCTCCGGTTCTGCCGATCACTTCGCCAACTTTGTGGATGCTGTTCGCAGCCGCAAGATCAGCGATCTGAATGCGGACATCGAAGAAGGTCATGTCTCCAGTGCCCTGTGTCACCTGGGTAACATTTCCTACGAAATGGGCAATACCATGCCTGTGAAGGAAGTCGCCGGTGAATTCAAGGGTGATAGCGAAGCCTTGGAAACACTGGGCCGCTTCCGCGAGCACCTGGGCAACAACAAGCTCGATACTGATGACACCATCATCAGCATGGGCCCCAAACTGACTATCGACAGCAAGTCAGAAACCTTCACCGGTGGACAGGCTTCTGCTGCGAATCCGAAACTGACTCGTGAATACCGTAAACCGTTCGTGGTTCCCACAACGGCTGAACTGTAA
- the bshB1 gene encoding bacillithiol biosynthesis deacetylase BshB1: MGSQLDVLVVAPHPDDAEISVGGTILACKAAGQRVGVVELTNGEPTPYGSPEIRAKETAASTEVLQLDWRENLHLPNRSLESSLTARRQLAEIFREQQPKVILAPYWEDVHPDHVAASHLVDAARFWSKLSKTDMSGERYWPPQIYYFWSIHLRIHPKPSFVFDISPHIEQKMQAVRCYESQMIQGRSEEHPTVLDDIKDRARYWGWTIHRAYGEPFASREEIGIQSFLPLSAAK; encoded by the coding sequence GTGGGTTCTCAATTAGATGTACTGGTGGTCGCCCCGCATCCCGATGATGCGGAAATCAGCGTGGGAGGCACAATTCTGGCCTGCAAAGCCGCGGGGCAGCGAGTGGGGGTTGTGGAGTTAACCAATGGTGAGCCAACGCCTTATGGCAGTCCCGAGATCCGGGCGAAAGAGACCGCAGCCTCGACGGAGGTCCTGCAGCTGGACTGGCGGGAGAACCTGCACCTGCCGAACCGGAGTCTGGAATCGAGTCTGACCGCCCGCAGACAACTGGCCGAAATCTTTCGTGAACAGCAGCCGAAAGTGATTCTCGCCCCGTACTGGGAAGACGTGCATCCCGACCACGTGGCCGCCAGCCATCTGGTGGATGCGGCCCGGTTCTGGTCGAAACTCAGCAAAACCGATATGTCGGGGGAACGCTACTGGCCGCCCCAGATCTATTATTTCTGGAGTATTCACCTGCGGATTCATCCCAAGCCGAGCTTCGTGTTTGATATATCTCCGCATATCGAGCAGAAAATGCAGGCGGTTCGCTGCTATGAAAGCCAGATGATCCAGGGGCGTTCCGAAGAGCATCCGACAGTGCTGGATGACATCAAAGACCGGGCCCGTTACTGGGGCTGGACCATTCATCGTGCCTATGGTGAACCCTTTGCCAGTCGTGAAGAGATCGGAATTCAAAGTTTTCTGCCATTGTCGGCGGCGAAATGA
- a CDS encoding SUKH-3 domain-containing protein, translating into MNINSISEYVGEVLRSAGWSVDRKVSTDIYQSYFRKEGMSFFPDAIEILENFGGLRVNPPLNPDRVYATGEIEFDPIMADWTTEVIAWEKKMEEPLCSLGSIWGDNALLVLSEKGVFYSLSDAGVHNIADNLADALEVLIAATSKPSQVYKLEDLF; encoded by the coding sequence ATGAATATAAATTCTATTAGTGAGTACGTAGGTGAAGTACTACGAAGCGCCGGATGGAGTGTTGACCGAAAAGTTTCGACTGATATCTATCAAAGTTATTTTAGAAAAGAAGGTATGTCATTTTTTCCTGATGCGATTGAAATTCTTGAAAATTTCGGCGGTCTTAGAGTCAATCCACCTCTGAATCCTGATCGAGTTTATGCGACAGGAGAAATTGAATTTGATCCTATTATGGCAGATTGGACGACAGAGGTAATAGCCTGGGAAAAGAAAATGGAAGAACCACTTTGCAGTCTTGGAAGTATTTGGGGAGACAATGCTCTTTTAGTTCTTTCAGAGAAGGGTGTTTTTTACAGTCTCTCTGATGCGGGGGTACATAACATTGCGGATAACCTTGCAGACGCTTTAGAGGTACTCATTGCTGCGACATCAAAACCATCACAGGTTTATAAGCTTGAAGACCTTTTCTAA
- a CDS encoding DUF1501 domain-containing protein: MNLKQQQLQAVTRRHFLAQGSTGIGSIALGAMLAENNRAAANKPDQPEAPPFRLPAKAKHVIFLHMAGSPPQQELFDYKPELVKRNMQPCPDSFLKGRGFAFIKGHPKMLGTPYKFKQYGEGGTWMSELLPNFQKVADDVAVIKSMHTDQFNHAPAQLFLYTGAPRFGGASMGSWITYGLGSENKNLPGFMVLLSGGSDPSGGKSLWGSGFLPSVYQGVQCRTSGDPILYVSNPKGINREVRRRSLDALKKLNEFELKQFGNPETLTRINQYELAFRMQMSVPEAVDLTSETKATHELYGTTGGAPSFANNCLLARRMVERGVRFIQLFDYGWDMHGTSKGNDLITAVPNKAKDIDRPLYALITDLKQRGLLDETLIVWSGEFGRTSMNEARNGSTFLGRDHHPHCYTIWMAGGGIKGGVSYGETDELGYFVTEKKASVRDLQSTILHLTGLDARKLKVPYQGLDQRLIGPADEDHLLEGVLA; this comes from the coding sequence ATGAATTTGAAACAACAGCAACTGCAGGCGGTAACCCGCCGCCACTTTCTCGCCCAGGGGTCAACCGGCATCGGTTCGATCGCACTGGGAGCGATGCTCGCCGAGAACAACCGTGCCGCCGCCAATAAACCGGATCAGCCGGAAGCGCCGCCATTCCGCCTACCCGCGAAAGCCAAGCATGTGATCTTCCTGCACATGGCCGGTTCGCCTCCACAGCAGGAACTGTTTGACTATAAGCCGGAGCTGGTCAAACGCAATATGCAGCCCTGCCCCGATTCGTTCCTGAAGGGCCGCGGTTTCGCGTTCATCAAGGGACATCCCAAGATGCTGGGAACGCCCTACAAATTCAAACAGTACGGCGAGGGTGGCACCTGGATGAGCGAGCTGCTGCCGAACTTCCAGAAGGTCGCCGACGACGTGGCCGTCATCAAGTCGATGCACACCGATCAGTTCAACCACGCGCCCGCCCAGCTGTTCCTGTATACCGGTGCCCCCCGTTTCGGCGGGGCCTCGATGGGGTCGTGGATCACCTACGGTCTCGGTTCGGAAAACAAAAACCTGCCCGGGTTCATGGTGCTGCTCAGCGGCGGCAGCGATCCGAGTGGGGGGAAGAGCCTGTGGGGAAGCGGCTTTCTGCCGTCCGTCTACCAGGGGGTGCAGTGTCGGACCAGCGGCGACCCGATTCTGTACGTCTCGAACCCGAAAGGGATCAACCGGGAGGTCCGTCGGCGGAGCCTGGATGCACTGAAGAAGCTGAATGAATTCGAGCTCAAGCAGTTCGGCAACCCGGAAACGCTGACCCGCATCAACCAGTACGAGCTCGCGTTCCGCATGCAGATGTCGGTTCCCGAAGCCGTCGATCTGACCAGCGAAACCAAAGCGACGCACGAACTCTACGGCACGACCGGCGGTGCGCCTTCGTTCGCGAACAACTGCCTGCTGGCCCGCCGGATGGTGGAACGGGGCGTGCGGTTCATCCAGCTGTTCGACTACGGCTGGGACATGCACGGCACGAGCAAGGGGAACGACCTGATCACCGCGGTGCCGAACAAGGCCAAAGACATCGACCGCCCGCTGTACGCGTTGATTACCGACCTCAAGCAGCGGGGCCTATTGGATGAAACGCTGATCGTCTGGAGCGGCGAATTCGGCCGCACCTCAATGAACGAAGCCCGCAACGGCTCGACCTTCCTGGGCCGCGACCACCACCCGCACTGCTACACCATCTGGATGGCCGGCGGCGGCATCAAAGGCGGCGTCTCCTACGGCGAAACCGACGAACTCGGCTACTTCGTCACCGAAAAGAAAGCCAGCGTCCGCGATCTGCAGTCAACGATCCTGCATCTGACGGGGTTAGACGCCCGGAAGCTGAAGGTGCCGTACCAGGGGTTAGACCAACGGTTGATTGGCCCGGCGGATGAGGATCATTTGCTGGAGGGGGTGCTGGCTTGA
- a CDS encoding DUF1553 domain-containing protein: protein MWNLYLRTISLAGILLLSAYAANAAPPADPSSQPNTPEIDFNRDIRPILSKNCFHCHGPDPETREAGLRLDERASAVMKLESDAHAIVPENAVKSELFKRITADDEYTVMPPPDVGEKLTDAQIAKIKAWIEQGAPYARHWSFIPPQRPALPAVKQQDWPANAIDRFILAKLEHAGLKPSPEADRYTLIRRLSFDLRGLPPTLAEVEQFVIDKSPDAYEKLVDRFLSDPAYGERWARKWLDLARYADSKGYGSDPLRMEIWRYRDWVINAFNQNMPFDQFTLEQLAGDMLPNPTLEQKVATAFHRNTMTNTEGGTDDEEFRVAAVRDRVDTTIQVWMGLTMGCAKCHTHKYDPITQKEYYQLYAIFNQTADNDQPTDAPTIAAPTSEMLQQTKRIETQIATLNQKLNTPTKELAAAQQKWESTLHAKPDWQTLKPTSVTSTAKTTKFTIQDDGSILASGPAAKESYAIETEIDAPAFKALRLEVLPDKSLAASGPGRAKDGNFVLSNIKVEMQPIKGENKDAPAQGQFLRIEHQGKAKQFLSLAEVQVFQGNKNIAGQGVATQSSTGYSAPAKLAIDGNTDGHFYNAKSTTHTNQEVKPWWELDLKSETPVERIQIWNRTDGSGDRLANFKVSLLDKDRKVVWQTIVANAPNPSTTLAVSDRRVIPLKRALASHSQSGFPVSATLDPKSGSKTGWGIAPQFGKENSAYFFPDHGTAQPTGKQRLIVTLSHNYKDPQYALGHFRLSFTKESQLEPRLKVPDDILAIVDTLSEARTPAQRDKLAAYYRGVAPLLKPTRDEIAKLQKAKPKYPQLPIMEELPTDKQRKTHIMVRGSFLQPGDLVEPALLSSFNPAPKETPNNRIAVAKWLTDPANPLTARVAVNRYWSQLFGAGLVVTEEDFGTQGELPSHPLLLDWLATEFVENGWDMKALLKTIVMSNTYRQASTTEPIHIQKDPKNRLLSRGPRFRLSAEMIRDQALAVSGLLTKKLGGPSVYPVQPEGIWRAAFNGQRNWATSKDADRYRRGLYTFWRRTVPYPSMATFDAPSREICTIRRINTNTPLQAMITMNDPVFIEISQALARRLYEEGGTTTESRIRYGLQLCLLRPPQPEQVQPLLELYESEKAYYAAHPEEAKQLLENPLHPLPQEYNPAELAAWTVIANVLLNMDGVLTKG, encoded by the coding sequence ATGTGGAATCTCTACCTGAGAACCATTTCTCTGGCAGGAATCCTCTTGCTCAGCGCGTACGCTGCGAATGCCGCTCCCCCTGCGGATCCATCCTCGCAGCCCAACACACCCGAGATCGATTTCAACCGGGATATCCGACCGATCCTCTCCAAGAACTGCTTCCACTGTCACGGTCCCGATCCTGAAACCCGCGAAGCCGGCCTGCGTCTGGATGAACGCGCTTCCGCCGTCATGAAACTCGAAAGCGACGCCCATGCGATCGTTCCGGAAAACGCCGTGAAGAGCGAACTCTTTAAACGAATCACAGCCGACGACGAATACACGGTCATGCCGCCCCCCGATGTGGGTGAGAAACTGACCGACGCCCAGATCGCGAAGATCAAAGCCTGGATCGAACAGGGGGCCCCCTATGCCCGGCACTGGTCGTTCATTCCGCCTCAGCGCCCTGCGCTTCCCGCAGTCAAACAGCAGGACTGGCCCGCGAATGCGATAGATCGCTTCATCCTCGCGAAGCTGGAACACGCGGGACTCAAACCGAGCCCTGAAGCCGACCGCTATACACTGATTCGTCGCCTGAGCTTCGATCTGCGGGGGCTGCCTCCGACGCTGGCCGAAGTCGAACAGTTCGTGATTGACAAATCTCCCGATGCCTACGAAAAACTGGTCGACCGCTTCTTAAGCGATCCGGCTTATGGCGAGCGCTGGGCCCGCAAGTGGCTCGACCTGGCCCGCTACGCCGACTCGAAAGGCTACGGCTCCGATCCGCTGCGGATGGAGATCTGGCGTTACCGCGACTGGGTGATCAATGCCTTCAATCAGAACATGCCCTTCGATCAGTTCACCCTCGAACAACTGGCCGGCGACATGCTCCCCAACCCGACACTCGAACAGAAAGTCGCGACCGCCTTCCATCGCAACACAATGACCAACACCGAAGGGGGCACCGACGACGAAGAATTCCGCGTCGCCGCCGTGCGGGACCGTGTCGATACCACGATCCAGGTCTGGATGGGACTCACCATGGGTTGTGCGAAATGTCACACGCATAAATACGACCCCATCACGCAGAAGGAATACTATCAGCTCTACGCGATCTTCAATCAGACCGCCGACAACGATCAGCCAACCGATGCCCCGACTATTGCCGCTCCCACATCGGAGATGTTGCAACAGACCAAACGCATCGAAACCCAAATCGCAACGCTCAACCAGAAACTGAATACCCCCACCAAAGAACTCGCAGCGGCACAGCAGAAGTGGGAAAGCACGCTGCACGCGAAGCCTGACTGGCAGACATTGAAACCGACCAGCGTGACTTCAACAGCGAAGACGACGAAGTTCACGATTCAGGACGACGGTTCGATTCTGGCCTCCGGTCCCGCAGCGAAAGAAAGCTACGCCATCGAAACCGAGATCGATGCCCCCGCATTCAAAGCGCTGCGGCTCGAAGTTCTGCCGGACAAAAGCCTGGCGGCCAGCGGTCCGGGACGAGCCAAAGACGGGAACTTCGTCCTGTCTAATATCAAAGTCGAAATGCAGCCGATCAAAGGCGAAAACAAAGACGCCCCTGCGCAGGGTCAATTCCTGCGGATTGAGCACCAGGGAAAAGCGAAACAGTTTCTCTCGCTGGCCGAGGTGCAAGTCTTCCAGGGAAATAAGAACATCGCCGGCCAGGGAGTCGCCACACAGTCGAGCACCGGTTACTCCGCGCCCGCGAAGCTCGCCATCGATGGCAACACCGACGGCCACTTTTACAACGCAAAGTCCACAACTCACACCAACCAGGAAGTCAAACCCTGGTGGGAGCTCGACCTCAAGTCAGAGACGCCCGTCGAACGCATTCAGATCTGGAACCGTACCGATGGCTCGGGCGATCGGCTGGCGAACTTCAAAGTCAGCCTGCTCGATAAAGATCGCAAGGTGGTCTGGCAGACCATCGTCGCGAACGCACCGAATCCCAGTACCACACTAGCCGTTTCGGATCGGCGGGTCATTCCCCTCAAGCGGGCCCTCGCTTCTCACTCGCAGTCCGGCTTCCCGGTGAGTGCAACGCTGGATCCCAAGAGCGGCAGCAAAACCGGCTGGGGCATCGCTCCTCAGTTTGGTAAGGAGAACAGTGCCTACTTCTTCCCTGATCACGGAACCGCGCAGCCGACGGGCAAACAGCGACTGATCGTCACACTGTCACACAATTACAAAGATCCCCAGTACGCCCTGGGACACTTCCGGCTGTCGTTCACGAAAGAATCCCAGCTCGAGCCCCGGCTCAAAGTGCCCGATGACATTCTGGCGATTGTCGATACCCTCTCCGAAGCCCGTACGCCGGCACAGCGCGACAAGCTGGCCGCGTATTACCGCGGCGTCGCACCACTGCTCAAACCGACGCGGGACGAGATCGCCAAGCTGCAGAAAGCAAAACCGAAATACCCGCAGCTGCCCATCATGGAAGAGCTGCCGACCGACAAGCAGCGAAAAACACACATCATGGTCCGCGGCAGCTTCCTGCAGCCCGGCGACCTGGTCGAACCGGCGCTACTGAGTTCGTTCAACCCGGCTCCCAAAGAAACGCCCAACAACCGCATCGCGGTCGCGAAGTGGCTCACCGATCCAGCCAACCCGCTGACCGCGCGGGTCGCGGTGAACCGTTACTGGTCGCAGCTGTTTGGCGCGGGACTGGTCGTCACCGAAGAAGACTTCGGCACGCAGGGCGAACTCCCCAGTCATCCGCTGCTGCTGGACTGGCTGGCCACCGAATTCGTTGAGAACGGCTGGGACATGAAAGCCCTGCTGAAGACCATCGTGATGTCCAACACCTATCGGCAGGCTTCGACCACAGAGCCGATTCACATTCAGAAAGATCCCAAGAACCGCCTGCTCTCCCGCGGGCCGCGTTTCCGTCTGTCGGCGGAGATGATTCGCGACCAGGCACTGGCCGTCAGTGGTCTGCTGACGAAGAAGCTCGGCGGGCCGTCGGTCTATCCGGTGCAACCCGAGGGCATCTGGCGGGCCGCGTTCAACGGTCAGCGGAACTGGGCCACCAGCAAAGACGCCGATCGTTACCGCCGGGGTCTGTATACCTTCTGGCGGCGCACGGTCCCCTACCCTTCAATGGCAACCTTCGATGCCCCGAGCCGGGAGATCTGTACGATCCGTCGCATCAATACCAACACGCCGCTGCAGGCGATGATTACGATGAACGATCCCGTCTTCATCGAAATCTCGCAGGCCCTGGCTCGACGACTGTATGAAGAAGGGGGAACGACAACGGAGTCCCGCATCAGGTATGGACTCCAGCTCTGTCTGCTCCGTCCGCCGCAACCCGAGCAGGTGCAGCCGCTGCTCGAACTTTATGAATCTGAAAAGGCCTACTATGCAGCCCATCCCGAGGAAGCGAAACAGCTCCTGGAGAACCCGCTGCATCCCCTGCCCCAAGAATACAACCCCGCAGAACTCGCAGCCTGGACCGTGATCGCCAACGTGCTGCTCAACATGGATGGCGTTCTCACGAAAGGATAG
- a CDS encoding cation:proton antiporter, with translation MTVFDLGVFPTQSFHLLAATEGTMWHSLADILILLATAIVLGTLAEQLRQSAILGYIAAGTLVGPNLLGWVADRQSIFDLAELGVALLLFAIGLEFSLPRLKRLGRIPLVAGILQIILTLLGGLSVSLLLSFSFPESLAIGAMIALSSTACVVRMLNDRAELDSPHGRTALGILLVQDMAVIPLMLIITALVGKGSAGEIAIQLSISFLLAVVFVAVFYGLFNFILPRLLELSSLRRNRDFPILLAMVMAAGSAWAAHRLGLSPALGAFVAGVLLAISPFATQIRADVQPLKTVLVTLFFSAVGMFGDLNWAVQHLGLVLAVVAAIITGKLLITFGAAWFCGQPWQFALGTGLCLAQVGEFSFVLATVARGTVDAPGILSETTFRLIISSTIATLLLTPYLIQLAPVAANLLRQLWGRQPAENESHSPNVDVTDLESSRETDDDLVLILGFGPAGQRVAGELLQVGLKKIVVVDLNHENLRMAEQYGLRSQLGDATQIEVLEHAGLYRSRLVITTLPSPTVCRQIIYLVRQMAPATTLYVRCRYHLHHWQLLAAGADVIVDEEEHVGECLAKHILDSPLLLQQLLKSNQKPESGQSPDQA, from the coding sequence ATGACCGTGTTCGACCTTGGAGTGTTCCCCACTCAATCTTTTCATCTCCTGGCTGCCACTGAAGGAACGATGTGGCATTCCCTGGCAGATATTCTCATCCTGCTGGCAACAGCTATTGTCCTGGGAACCCTGGCCGAACAGCTCAGGCAGAGTGCTATTCTGGGCTACATCGCCGCGGGGACCCTTGTCGGCCCCAACCTTTTGGGCTGGGTCGCGGATCGACAGAGCATTTTTGACCTCGCGGAACTGGGGGTGGCTCTGCTGCTGTTTGCCATAGGTCTTGAATTTTCGCTACCGCGACTCAAGCGACTGGGACGCATCCCGCTGGTCGCCGGCATCCTGCAGATTATTCTCACTCTGCTCGGAGGACTGTCCGTCTCACTGCTGCTGAGTTTTTCCTTTCCCGAGTCCCTGGCGATTGGAGCGATGATTGCCCTCAGCAGCACTGCATGTGTCGTACGGATGCTCAATGACCGGGCCGAACTCGATTCCCCTCACGGTCGCACCGCGTTGGGAATTCTGCTGGTTCAGGACATGGCGGTCATTCCGCTGATGCTGATCATCACCGCGCTGGTCGGCAAAGGATCGGCGGGAGAGATCGCGATTCAGCTCTCGATCTCATTCCTACTGGCGGTTGTCTTTGTGGCTGTGTTTTATGGACTGTTCAATTTCATTCTACCCCGACTGCTGGAACTGTCATCTCTCAGACGGAACCGTGATTTCCCGATTCTGCTGGCGATGGTGATGGCGGCGGGCTCTGCCTGGGCCGCGCATCGACTCGGACTCAGCCCTGCGCTGGGCGCGTTCGTCGCGGGTGTGTTGCTGGCGATCTCCCCGTTTGCCACGCAAATTCGCGCCGATGTCCAGCCGCTGAAAACCGTGCTCGTCACCCTGTTCTTCTCTGCCGTCGGCATGTTTGGTGACCTGAACTGGGCCGTCCAACACCTGGGACTCGTCCTCGCTGTCGTTGCAGCGATCATTACTGGCAAACTGTTAATCACCTTCGGAGCAGCCTGGTTCTGTGGTCAGCCCTGGCAGTTCGCCCTGGGAACCGGCCTCTGTCTGGCCCAGGTCGGGGAATTCTCCTTTGTACTCGCCACAGTGGCGCGGGGCACAGTGGACGCACCGGGGATTCTCTCGGAAACTACGTTCCGCCTGATCATTTCATCGACGATCGCCACACTGCTGCTGACTCCCTACCTGATTCAACTGGCACCGGTCGCCGCGAATCTGCTCCGCCAACTGTGGGGCCGACAACCGGCTGAAAACGAATCACACTCGCCTAATGTTGATGTTACGGATCTGGAATCCAGCCGGGAGACCGACGATGATCTGGTCCTCATCCTGGGATTCGGTCCCGCCGGTCAGCGGGTTGCCGGCGAACTGTTGCAGGTCGGTCTGAAAAAGATTGTGGTCGTCGATCTCAACCACGAGAACCTACGGATGGCGGAACAGTACGGTCTCCGTTCCCAACTGGGCGATGCGACTCAGATCGAAGTGCTGGAACATGCGGGCCTGTATCGCTCCCGCCTGGTGATTACGACCCTGCCCAGTCCCACGGTCTGCCGCCAGATCATCTACCTGGTACGTCAGATGGCACCGGCTACGACCCTGTATGTCCGCTGTCGCTACCACCTGCATCACTGGCAGCTCCTGGCGGCGGGAGCGGATGTGATTGTTGATGAAGAAGAGCACGTGGGTGAATGCCTGGCGAAACACATTCTGGATTCCCCCCTACTGCTGCAGCAGTTGTTGAAGTCGAATCAGAAACCAGAGTCGGGACAGTCCCCCGACCAGGCATAA
- a CDS encoding NAD(P)/FAD-dependent oxidoreductase, with protein MKVIVIGGGAAGFFGAIAAAENGHQVTILEAASSVLAKVRISGGGRCNVTHSCFEPRDLVNSYPRGGKALRGPFTRFQPADTIEWFESRGVATKTEADGRMFPTTDDSATIVNCLMTAAENAGVVVRLRANVAAIEHHESSFTVTLQTGESINADRILMTTGGSRAGFELTGSLGHTIVPPVPSLFTFKVNDPRIKDLPGVAVEQVECQLVTKTKTFTQSGPILVTHWGLSGPAVLKLSAWAARELFEANYNALLRINWLAGTSADQAREQLNAFKSAQAKKNIDAASPWQFPKRLWKSLVDHSLGPQPVRWAELSRKGSQALVKELTAGEFHVTGKGVFKEEFVTCGGVDLNEVDFRTMQSLLCPGLYFAGEILNIDGITGGFNFQNAWTTAWIAGNAM; from the coding sequence TTGAAAGTCATTGTGATTGGCGGCGGTGCAGCCGGATTCTTCGGGGCGATCGCGGCTGCGGAAAATGGTCACCAGGTGACGATCCTCGAAGCCGCCTCCTCCGTCCTGGCGAAAGTCCGCATCTCGGGCGGCGGTCGTTGTAACGTAACGCACAGCTGCTTCGAACCCCGCGACCTGGTCAACAGCTACCCCCGTGGCGGAAAAGCACTCCGCGGTCCCTTCACCCGCTTTCAACCGGCCGACACGATCGAGTGGTTCGAGTCGCGCGGCGTCGCCACCAAAACCGAAGCCGACGGCCGCATGTTCCCCACCACCGATGATTCCGCCACCATTGTCAACTGCCTGATGACCGCAGCGGAAAACGCGGGCGTCGTCGTTCGTCTGCGTGCCAACGTCGCCGCGATCGAACATCACGAATCCAGTTTCACCGTCACACTGCAGACGGGCGAATCAATCAACGCGGATCGCATCCTGATGACAACCGGCGGCAGCCGCGCCGGCTTTGAATTAACCGGTAGCCTCGGTCACACAATCGTGCCCCCCGTTCCGTCTCTGTTTACGTTCAAAGTCAACGATCCGCGCATCAAAGACCTGCCCGGTGTCGCGGTGGAACAGGTCGAGTGCCAACTGGTCACCAAAACCAAAACCTTCACCCAGTCGGGACCGATCCTCGTCACACACTGGGGCCTCAGCGGACCGGCGGTATTGAAACTTTCTGCCTGGGCAGCCCGCGAACTCTTTGAGGCGAATTACAACGCCTTGCTCCGCATCAACTGGCTGGCAGGAACGAGTGCCGACCAGGCACGCGAACAGTTAAACGCGTTCAAGTCAGCGCAGGCGAAGAAAAACATCGACGCCGCCAGCCCCTGGCAGTTTCCCAAACGGTTATGGAAGTCGCTCGTCGATCACAGCCTGGGCCCGCAACCAGTGCGCTGGGCCGAACTTTCCAGAAAGGGATCGCAGGCCCTCGTCAAAGAACTGACGGCCGGCGAATTCCACGTCACGGGCAAAGGGGTCTTCAAAGAAGAATTCGTGACCTGCGGCGGCGTCGACCTGAACGAAGTCGATTTCCGCACGATGCAGAGCCTCCTCTGTCCCGGCCTCTATTTCGCCGGTGAAATCCTCAACATAGACGGTATCACAGGCGGCTTCAACTTCCAAAACGCCTGGACCACAGCCTGGATCGCCGGGAATGCGATGTGA